ATGCATGGAAAGAGAATCTGGTCTGTATCACTATCGGTGATCCTGTTTGCGCTTCTCCTCCTCCCCGCAGCGGTCTCTGCCGACCTCTATGTCGGCGGCATCCCCCTCTCGACGGTGGAGAGCGGGACGGTCTCGGGCGGGGTGTTCATCGACGCCTATCCTGGCCTTGCCACCGATGCCACAAAGACCTTCACACTCCCTGCGGGGGCGACGGTGCGATGGGCGCGGCTCTATGTCGTGGTCTACTGCGGCCATATGGAGAATAACTATGAGGGGAAGGCGACCGTCTCTATCGACGGGGGCGGCGCCGGCACGCGGGAGTACGCCGAGAACCTCAATGTTCCTTACTCCTTTCCCGGCGAGGGGGGCACCGGCCCGGTCGCCCTGAACGACCACTGCACCCGTGTGACCAGCGACTACCTGATCTGGTACGATGCCACCCCGCTCCTCTCATCAGGCACGCTGAAGGTGCGTGCCAGGACCGCAAAGGTCTCGCCCTCGTTTGACGGCCGGATCAAGGCGTTCGTCCTGGTCGCCGCATATGACGACGGCGACAACGATACGGTCCATTACTGGGTGAACCATGGGCATGACACCGATTCGTACAAAGCAGATGCATACGTGGGTGAGACAGAGTTTTCGACGAACGAACTCGAAGAGGGTTTTGAATCGGCCAGTCTCTCGGTGCTCTACCTCGCATCGGCCGATGCGGAGTACAGGTTTAACGGCGCATCTCTTGACGGGGGCAGCCCCGTGGGAGCCTATTTCGGGAAGAACACCTGGGATGTCGGCGATAGCCTGCAGCCCGGGCGGGATGCCGGCCTCACCTACGACCGTCTGGAGACCGAGACCTTCTATAAGATCTTCGGCGCCGTCCTCTCGGTCAGGTACGCTGAAGAGGAGTCGGGATCGATCGCCGTCTCGTCCTCTCCTGCGGGCGCAACGGTGTACATCGACGACGAGGAGTCGGGTGTGACGAACACGACGGTTACGGGGCTTGCAGTCGGGGATCATACGGTCCGCGTGGAAAAAGAGGGGTACAAAACTCCGGACGAGCGCACGGTGACGGTCAAAAAGGGATCCACAACAGCGGTCTCTTTCACCCTGGCGCCCCTTACCGGTTCGATCAGCGTGGTGTCGGAGCCTCAAGGAGCAGCGATCCTCCTCGACGGGATCGATACCGGAAAGACCACCGACGCGGTGATCGAGCATGTGCCTGTCGGGAGCCATACCCTCACCCTGAACCTGGCCGGCTATACCGCCTATTCGACCACGGTCACGGTTGAGGATGGGGCGGTGGCCGAGGTGCGGGCCGTCCTCACCACCGGCGGGTCGTCCTCAGACGGGAATGGCGGGAGTGCCGGCGGCAGCGGATATGCCGGAGGGACGCTCACGGTGGCCAGGCACGCTTCGATCAGGGGCAACCTGAGCATCACTTCGGTGAGCAATTACACCGGCCTGCTGCCGTCCGGGTCGACATCGAGCGCCGTCATTGATCCCGGTCTCCCTGAGGGGGCGGCGGTGCGGGAGGCCAGGCTCTATCTCTTGAGCACATGGGCCCACGACGAGGGGAAGCGGATCGGGAGCGGGGCAGAGATCGCCCTCTCGGCCAACGGCACGCTGGTCCAGGCGGGCGCACGCTACAGCGACAGAAAAGGGGAGGGCCCGTACGACTACCCGGTCGAGACCTTCGTCTATGATCTGACACCGCATGTCGGCAGGGGGAACCTGACGGTGAAGGCCGCGAACAGCGGGACCGGACGCACCACCTTTGCCCTCTATGGCTGCCTCCTGATGCTGGCCTACGAGATGCCCGACGCCCCTGAGAGGGAGTACTGGATCGCCGAGGGTTCAGACGCCGTGCTTGCCGGGGATGCTGAGGAGATGACGACGATGCTCTTTTCCGATCTTCCTGAACCCTCGGGGGTCGCCGGTGCCCGTTTCACGGCGGTCAGCACGGCGGCGACCGGTGAGGAGGGAGAGGCGAACGCCGTCGGGTTCAACGGCGGGGAGTGGTGGAACCTGCTCCAGGGCGGGTCTTCGGCGATCAGCCTTGCGAGCGTCGACGTCCTCCCCTATCTGACGGGCGGGGAGAACACCGCCACCATACGGAGTGTCCCTGAGGGAGGCAAAGGGGATTATATGGAGAACAGGCTTGCCGTTCTGCTCCTCACCCTCTCTGCCGACGCCGGTCCTGCCGCCTCTCTCCAGGCAGGAGAGACGGCTGAGCCCGGACGCACTACCGCCCCCACCCCCACCGTCCAGGAGTCAGAGAGCGACGAGAACGGGCCGGCGGATGGGCCATTGGCTATCAGCTGGTTCTCCTCTCTCTGGTCCTGGATCCTCTCTCTCTTCGGGATACATTCAACCGCAGATCCCGGGATCCCGGTCGCCGATGCCATCCCCTCTGAAGAGAAGCCGATCGCCGCTGTTACGACGCCCGCCCCCCTCAAGCCAGGGGATATCCGGGTGTCCTCGGCACCGGCAGGAGCGTTGATCTATCTGGACGGCACCTATACCGGCAGGACAACGCCCTTCACTCTCACGTCGGTTCAGCCGGGCGATCATGAGGTCAGGCTTGAACACGAACTCTACAGCCCTCTCGTTGCGGCCATTGCTCTCGATGGGAGTGCAACGGTCGCTGCAGACCTCACTGAAAGCACATATGTCGTATCGCCCGGGCTGATCGAGACGGCAGAGGCAGAGGTGGACACAACCGGGTGCATCTATGTGACCTCAAAACCCGACGGCGCCACGATCGTCCTCGACGGCCGGACGCTCTCGTACACCACGCCGCAGGTGATCTGCGGCCTCAAACCCGGCATCCATACCGTGAAGATCAAGAATGGCAACGGGAACTTCCCGATCGACAGTATAAAGTGCTCTGTTACGCCCGGCGCCGTGACTCCGGTCTCTTTTGTCCAGGACCAGGTGAAGGTCAGATCGGTGACGGTTGCCCCTGAATCTTTCAGAGGTGCGGAGTTCTCGGTGAACGGGATGCGGCTGAACACGAAGGTCCCGGCACGGGTGGATGTAGCCGGGATTTCGTCGTTTTTCTCGATCAAAAATGCGACGGGCTACTACTCCTTTATGATCTCTGACTTCCTCGACGATGGTGCGGAGTGCTGCCCCGGCGAACCTGCGCCGGCAACGGCTGGCGTCCTGGTCAGATCGAGTCCGGCAGGTGCAGCGATCTTTATCGACGGTTTCGAGACCGGGTTCGCCACCCCGTCCACGATCGCCAACGTCTCTCCAGGCCGGCACCTCATCTCAGTTTCCCGTGCCGGATATATCCCGCAGGAGAGGCGGATCCTGCTCGTCGATGATCCGAATCTCTCCGATGACGCCGACCTCTCCTTTGTGCTCGAAGGGTATCCGTACGGCTCGCTGACGGTCGCCAGCGATCCTCCTGGAGGGAAGATCTATCTCTATGGGAAGGACACCGGCGAGGTGACGCCCCACACCTTCGGGTATATGCGTATCGGGAGGTATGAGGTGAAGGTGACAGGAAAGACTGGTTCGGCGACCAGAGACGACATCGTCGTGCTGCCGAGGAGGGCGAACACCTATACTTTCACCCTTTCCTGAAGCAGAGAGGAAGTTTCAGGGGCAACTCCCCTTTTTCCCGGCGCATTTGCGCTCACCGGATAACATTTTTATCATATCAAATATTAAGGTTCGATCTAATGATCATACATAAAGAGGTGTTTCTATGAAGAAATGTGCTGTTTTTCATTTAATTTTAGAAAGAAAATCTGAACCTTCAGTGAATGCCGGACGGTATATCCCTCTGGTCCTGGGTCTGCTCCTCTGCCTCGCCCTGATACCGGCGACGGTCAGCGCCGACGGGATCGATCTGGTCACGGTGGGATCGGGCACCGTCTCAGGCGGACTCTGGAGCGATCCCGGCATCATGTGGAACACATCATGGCCATCGACCGGCGGCGTCGAGGTGACGAAGGCATATGCCCTGCCGGCGTACACTGACCTCGACTGGGCGCGCCTGTATGTGGCCGTGTATCTCGGGAGCACGGCGGAGGCAAAGCAGACCACCGTCGAGATCGCCATCGATGGCGACGGAGACGGCACCTTCGACCCCCTTGCCCTGGAGTCCCTGAATTCGACCGATATCGGCGTTATTCCGGGCAAAGCGCACATCACGCGGGAGAGCAGCAACTACGTCCTCTGGTACGATGTGAAGGATCTGATCTCTGCACAGAATCCCTCGGTGCTCGTCAATACGACCGGTTCGTTTGATGGGCGGGTGAAGGCTGCCTGCCTGGTGGCGGCATACAACGACGGCGATGCCGACCGGGTATATTACCGGGTGAATGGGGGCCATTTCAACGGTCCGGGCAGCACCGATTTCGATCTCTCTGATCTCCCGGCGGCCTTTGAGGATGCCGACCTGACCAATCTCTACCTGGCGAGCACCGAGGCGACGGAGTACACCTTCAACGGCGATACGATCGCCGCCTACGATTCTGACAAGGTCACCTACAGCGGGTACAACAGGTTTGACGTGAACGCAAGCGTTGTATCGGGCTACAACACCTTTGCGTGGCCCGGTGCCGGGTCCTACTACCGGTCTGTCCTTGCACTTCTTTCGGTGAAGGCGCAGCCGGCCAACCTCGAGATCACCGCCATCACGCCAAACGCCAACGAGATCTTTGCGAACGAGCCCAACACGATCGCGGCGACGGTGAAAAACAACGGTACCTCTGCCTCGGGCGCCTTCCAGGTCTTGTTCTCGATCAATGGCGCCGTGCAGAACGTGAGCGTCTCTGACCTCGCCGCCGGGAACACGACGACCGTCTCGGTCGTCGACCCGGCGATCCGCGCCCTTGGCGACGCCGTGACGATCGTCGTCACGACGGACGCCTCCCCTGCAAACAACCTCACCCTCACGAAGAGCGTGGTGTACAACGGCTACAAGGGCAAACGCTACACCGGCGGCGATGACATCGTCGAACTGACGAATTTCACGGTGACCGGGGGCCTTGCGTACTCCACCGGCGACTCGGCGTACATGAGCGGTTCGGCAGGCTGGACAGACTACACGGCGAACTGGACCCCTGCCGACCTCGCCCTTCCGGCCAATGCAACAGTCGGGACAGCGTACCTCTGCGCCTTCTACACCTACGATCAGAGCATGGTGATGCCTGACAACATCACGCTCGCCTTCAACGGCGTGGGGGTGCCCTACCTCGCCCATTACACCGACCGGAAGCTCTACGGGACGTACAACTACCCCTCGGGCATGGTCGTCTACAATGTGACCGATGCCTTTGACCCTGCCGGCAACGGAGCGGTCTTCACAAACCTCGGCACCGGCAAGTCCTCGTTCAACGGCATGACGCTCTTCGTCGTCTACGAGGATCCCGCGGCGACACAGAAGCAGATCATCTTCAACGCCGGCTACGACATCCTCTCGGGCAGGGCATCGTATGCCGTCTCGCCCGAGGAGGCGACGGCCTATGCACCCTTCGCCGGGATCGCCTCCGCCGACAGCGCCCGCCTGATCACGGTCGCCCCGGCGGCGAGCGCCGAAGGGATCCTCCTCTTCGGGAATCAGACCTGGACGCCTGCCTGGAACTACGCCGGTTCTTCGAACCTCGGCATTGACGACCGCGATGTAACCGCATACCTCAACACAACCCCGGTCGCCGCCTTCAGGAGCGACAACGACTACTTCGATGCGGCGTGTGCGGTGCTTGTCCTCGACCTGGGCACTCCTGCCGCACAGGACCTCGAGATCACGGCCATCACGCCAAACGCCAACGAGATCTTTGCAAACGAGCCCAACACGATCGCGGCGACGGTCAAGAACAACGGCACCGCCGCATCGGGCGCCTTCCAGGTC
Above is a window of Methanofollis tationis DNA encoding:
- a CDS encoding DUF3344 domain-containing protein; this encodes MILFALLLLPAAVSADLYVGGIPLSTVESGTVSGGVFIDAYPGLATDATKTFTLPAGATVRWARLYVVVYCGHMENNYEGKATVSIDGGGAGTREYAENLNVPYSFPGEGGTGPVALNDHCTRVTSDYLIWYDATPLLSSGTLKVRARTAKVSPSFDGRIKAFVLVAAYDDGDNDTVHYWVNHGHDTDSYKADAYVGETEFSTNELEEGFESASLSVLYLASADAEYRFNGASLDGGSPVGAYFGKNTWDVGDSLQPGRDAGLTYDRLETETFYKIFGAVLSVRYAEEESGSIAVSSSPAGATVYIDDEESGVTNTTVTGLAVGDHTVRVEKEGYKTPDERTVTVKKGSTTAVSFTLAPLTGSISVVSEPQGAAILLDGIDTGKTTDAVIEHVPVGSHTLTLNLAGYTAYSTTVTVEDGAVAEVRAVLTTGGSSSDGNGGSAGGSGYAGGTLTVARHASIRGNLSITSVSNYTGLLPSGSTSSAVIDPGLPEGAAVREARLYLLSTWAHDEGKRIGSGAEIALSANGTLVQAGARYSDRKGEGPYDYPVETFVYDLTPHVGRGNLTVKAANSGTGRTTFALYGCLLMLAYEMPDAPEREYWIAEGSDAVLAGDAEEMTTMLFSDLPEPSGVAGARFTAVSTAATGEEGEANAVGFNGGEWWNLLQGGSSAISLASVDVLPYLTGGENTATIRSVPEGGKGDYMENRLAVLLLTLSADAGPAASLQAGETAEPGRTTAPTPTVQESESDENGPADGPLAISWFSSLWSWILSLFGIHSTADPGIPVADAIPSEEKPIAAVTTPAPLKPGDIRVSSAPAGALIYLDGTYTGRTTPFTLTSVQPGDHEVRLEHELYSPLVAAIALDGSATVAADLTESTYVVSPGLIETAEAEVDTTGCIYVTSKPDGATIVLDGRTLSYTTPQVICGLKPGIHTVKIKNGNGNFPIDSIKCSVTPGAVTPVSFVQDQVKVRSVTVAPESFRGAEFSVNGMRLNTKVPARVDVAGISSFFSIKNATGYYSFMISDFLDDGAECCPGEPAPATAGVLVRSSPAGAAIFIDGFETGFATPSTIANVSPGRHLISVSRAGYIPQERRILLVDDPNLSDDADLSFVLEGYPYGSLTVASDPPGGKIYLYGKDTGEVTPHTFGYMRIGRYEVKVTGKTGSATRDDIVVLPRRANTYTFTLS